The following proteins are encoded in a genomic region of Chiroxiphia lanceolata isolate bChiLan1 chromosome 18, bChiLan1.pri, whole genome shotgun sequence:
- the RNF34 gene encoding E3 ubiquitin-protein ligase RNF34 isoform X1: MKAGATSMWASCCGLLNEVMGTGAVRGQQAGFGGGAGPFRFTPSTDFSAYPAPAAASTNIVCKACGLSFSVFRKKHMCCDCKKDFCSVCSVSQENLRRCSTCHLLQETAFQRPQLMRLKVKDLRQYLILRNIPTDTCREKEDLVDLVLCHHGLGSEQDMDAGRLRSSRSQTSGFFTHPFSMSVSMSNPGELANRRGSTGSGTPSRGQTETSVNNEEEESAEEQTPGLSRKRARASLSDISSLEDIEGLSVRQLKEILACNFVNYSGCCEKWELVEKVSRLYRESEENHKTQGEKMQLNEDDDNLCRICMDAVIDCVLLECGHMVTCTKCGKRMSECPICRQYVVRAVHVFKS; the protein is encoded by the exons aTGAAG GCGGGAGCTACTTCCATGTGGGCTTCCTGCTGCGGATTGCTGAATGAAGTCATGGGGACGGGCGCAGTGCGTGGCCAGCAGGCTGGATTTGGGGGAGGTGCTGGCCCATTCAGGTTTACACCAAGTACAGACTTCTCAGCAtatccagctccagctgcagccagcactaACATTGTCTGCAAAGCCTGTGGACTTTCCTTCTcagtttttaggaaaaaa CACATGTGCTGTGACTGCAAGAAGGATTTTTGCTCCGTTTGTTCAGTCTCACAAGAGAACCTCCGGAGATGTTCCACCTGTCACTTGCTGCAAGAAACAGCCTTCCAGCGACCTCAGCTAATGAGATTGAAAGTGAAGGATCTGCGTCAGTACCTGATTCTCAGGAACATCCCAACAGACacctgcagggagaaggaagaCCTGGTGGATCTGGTGCTGTGCCACCACGGATTGGGGTCGGAGCAGGACATGGACGCTGGCAGGTTGCGCTCGTCACGCTCACAGACCTCGGGGTTTTTTACTCATCCCTTTTCCATGTCTGTATCCATGTCCAATCCAGGAGAACTTGCAAACAGAAGGGGAAGCACAGGAAGTGGAACACCTTCACGG GGCCAAACGGAAACATCTGTAAATAACGAAGAAGAAGAAAGTGCAGAAGAGCAG ACCCCTGGACTGTCCAGGAAGCGAGCGAGGGCGTCGCTGTCCGACATTTCAAGCCTGGAAGACATCGAAGGGTTGAGTGTTCGGCAGCTGAAGGAAATACTGGCCTGTAACTTTGTCAACTACTCAGGATGCTGTGAGAAGTGGGAACTTGTGGAAAAAGTCAGCAGACTGTACAGAGAGAGCGAGGAAAACCACAAGACAC AGGGTGAGAAGATGCAGCTGAACGAGGACGACGACAACCTGTGCCGGATCTGCATGGACGCGGTGATCGACTGCGTGCTGCTGGAGTGCGGCCACATGGTCACCTGCACCAAGTGCGGGAAGCGCATGAGCGAGTGCCCCATCTGCCGCCAGTACGTCGTGCGCGCCGTGCACGTCTTCAAGTCCTAA
- the RNF34 gene encoding E3 ubiquitin-protein ligase RNF34 isoform X2 yields the protein MWASCCGLLNEVMGTGAVRGQQAGFGGGAGPFRFTPSTDFSAYPAPAAASTNIVCKACGLSFSVFRKKHMCCDCKKDFCSVCSVSQENLRRCSTCHLLQETAFQRPQLMRLKVKDLRQYLILRNIPTDTCREKEDLVDLVLCHHGLGSEQDMDAGRLRSSRSQTSGFFTHPFSMSVSMSNPGELANRRGSTGSGTPSRGQTETSVNNEEEESAEEQTPGLSRKRARASLSDISSLEDIEGLSVRQLKEILACNFVNYSGCCEKWELVEKVSRLYRESEENHKTQGEKMQLNEDDDNLCRICMDAVIDCVLLECGHMVTCTKCGKRMSECPICRQYVVRAVHVFKS from the exons ATGTGGGCTTCCTGCTGCGGATTGCTGAATGAAGTCATGGGGACGGGCGCAGTGCGTGGCCAGCAGGCTGGATTTGGGGGAGGTGCTGGCCCATTCAGGTTTACACCAAGTACAGACTTCTCAGCAtatccagctccagctgcagccagcactaACATTGTCTGCAAAGCCTGTGGACTTTCCTTCTcagtttttaggaaaaaa CACATGTGCTGTGACTGCAAGAAGGATTTTTGCTCCGTTTGTTCAGTCTCACAAGAGAACCTCCGGAGATGTTCCACCTGTCACTTGCTGCAAGAAACAGCCTTCCAGCGACCTCAGCTAATGAGATTGAAAGTGAAGGATCTGCGTCAGTACCTGATTCTCAGGAACATCCCAACAGACacctgcagggagaaggaagaCCTGGTGGATCTGGTGCTGTGCCACCACGGATTGGGGTCGGAGCAGGACATGGACGCTGGCAGGTTGCGCTCGTCACGCTCACAGACCTCGGGGTTTTTTACTCATCCCTTTTCCATGTCTGTATCCATGTCCAATCCAGGAGAACTTGCAAACAGAAGGGGAAGCACAGGAAGTGGAACACCTTCACGG GGCCAAACGGAAACATCTGTAAATAACGAAGAAGAAGAAAGTGCAGAAGAGCAG ACCCCTGGACTGTCCAGGAAGCGAGCGAGGGCGTCGCTGTCCGACATTTCAAGCCTGGAAGACATCGAAGGGTTGAGTGTTCGGCAGCTGAAGGAAATACTGGCCTGTAACTTTGTCAACTACTCAGGATGCTGTGAGAAGTGGGAACTTGTGGAAAAAGTCAGCAGACTGTACAGAGAGAGCGAGGAAAACCACAAGACAC AGGGTGAGAAGATGCAGCTGAACGAGGACGACGACAACCTGTGCCGGATCTGCATGGACGCGGTGATCGACTGCGTGCTGCTGGAGTGCGGCCACATGGTCACCTGCACCAAGTGCGGGAAGCGCATGAGCGAGTGCCCCATCTGCCGCCAGTACGTCGTGCGCGCCGTGCACGTCTTCAAGTCCTAA
- the ANAPC5 gene encoding anaphase-promoting complex subunit 5 isoform X1, whose product MASVHESLYFNPMLSNGVVHANVFGVRDWVTPQKMALLVLLSELGRAGAQLGLLERRRLNRLLLPLLQGPDMALSRLRAAIEECCPQLASSVHIRLKLMVEGELKDMEQFFDDLSDSFTGTEPEVHKTSVVGLFLRHMILAYNKLSFSQVYKLYTALQQYFQRDEKKSGADESDMELTNPEELDGKMEKEELDGPLREEEISCSGPLSQKQAEYFLSQQASLLKNDETKALTPASLQKELNNLLKFNPDIAEAHYLSYLNSLRVKDVFSSTHSLLHYFDRLILTGAESKSNGDEGYGRSLRYAALNLAALHCRFGHYQQAELALQEAIRIAQESNDHVCLQHCLSWLYILEQKIFDSCVLLEHSVNKSLHFGLPYLASLGIQSLVQQRAFAGKAANKLMDALKDSDLLHWKHSLSELIDISTAQKTAIWRLYGRSTMALQQAQTLLSMNSLEAVNVGVQQNNTESFAVVLCHLAELHAEQGYFAAAAEILKHLKERFPPNSQHTQLWMLFDQKIQFERAMNDGRYHVADSLVAGITALNSIEGVYRKAIVLKAQNQMSEAHKLLQKLLIHCQKTKNTEMVIRVLLSIAELYWRSSCHTIALPVLLQALALAREYSLQYLASETVLNLAFSQLILGIPEQALNILHMAIEPILAHGAVLDKGCAMFLVAKCQVASAASYSPQKKIEALESAILNLNEAKTYFAKVDCKEQLRDVLYFQARLFHTLGKTQERNKCAMLFRQLHQELPAHGVPLINSFK is encoded by the exons ATGGCGAGCGTGCACGAGAGCCTGTACTTCAACCCCATGCTGAGCAACGGCGTCGTGCACGCGAACGTGTTCGGCGTCCGCGACTGGGTCACCCCGCAGAAGATGGCCCTGCTCGTGCTCCTCAGCGAGCTGGGCCGCGCCGGCGCGCAGCTCGGGCTGCTGGAGCGCCGCCGCCTCAACCgcctgctgctgccgctgctgcag GGTCCCGACATGGCGCTGTCGCGGCTGCGCGCGGCCATCGAGGAGTGCTGCCCGCAGCTCGCCAGCTCCGTCCACATCAG GTTAAAACTTATGGTAGAAGGAGAACTGAAAGATATGGAGCAGTTTTTTGATGACCTTTCAGACTCATTTACAGGGACAGAGCCAGAAGTTCATAAAACAAGTGTAGTAG GTCTGTTCCTGCGCCACATGATCCTGGCATACAACAAACTCTCTTTCAGCCAGGTCTATAAACTTTACACAGCCCTTCAGCAGTACTTCCAAAGGGATGAGAAGAAGAGTGGAGCTGATGAGAGTGACATGGAACTCACAAATCCGGAGGAGCTGGATGGGaaaatggagaaggaagaaCTCGACGGACCATTAAG GGAAGAAGAGATATCCTGCAGTGGTCCTCTTTCCCAGAAGCAAGCAGAGTATTTTCTGTCTCAGCAG GCTTCTTTATTAAAGAATGATGAGACAAAGGCTCTTACTCCAGCATCTTTACAAAAGGAATTGAACAACTTGTTAAAATTTAATCCAGACATTGCTGAAGCA cattatttAAGCTACTTGAACAGTCTCAGAGTGAAGGATGTCTTCAGTTCCACACACAGCCTCCTCCACTACTTCGACCGGCTGATCCTGACGGGAGCAGAGAGCAAAAGCAACGGGGACGAGGGATACGGGCGGAGCCTGCGCTACGCTGCCCTCAACCTGGCGGCCCTGCACTGCCGCTTCGGCCACTA CCAGCAGGCTGAACTTGCCCTCCAGGAAGCCATTCGGATTGCCCAGGAGTCCAACGACCATGTCTGCttgcagcactgcctg aGCTGGTTGTACATCCTGGAGCAGAAGATCTTCGATagctgtgtcctgctggagCACTCTGTGAACAAATCTTTACACTTTGGGTTGCCA taTCTTGCTTCCTTGGGAATACAGTCCTTGGTTCAGCAAAGAGCTTTTGCAGGAAAGGCTGCCAACAAACTAATGGATGCCTTAAAAGATTCTGATCTGCTGCATTGGAAGCACAGCCTGTCAGAGCTCATTGAcatcagcacagcacagaaaacagccaTTTGGAGATTATATGGCCGCAG CACCATGGCACTTCAACAAGCCCAAACACTGCTGAGCATGAACAGTCTGGAGGCTGTGAACGTGGGCGTGCAGCAGAACAACACTGAGTCCTTTGCCGTGGTGTTGTGTCACCTGGCTGAGCTCCACGCAGAGCAG GGGTactttgcagctgctgctgaaatactGAAACACCTGAAGGAAAGATTCCCTCCCAACAGTCAGCATACACAG CTTTGGATGCTGTTTGatcagaaaatacagtttgagCGAGCCATGAACGATGGCAGATATCACGTAGCAGATTCTCTTGTAGCAGGAATTACAGCACTTAACAGCATTGAAGGTGTGTACAG AAAAGCCATTGTATTGAAAGCCCAAAATCAAATGTCAGAGGCACACAAACTTCTGCAGAAATTGTTGATCCACTGCCAGAAAACCAAGAACACCGAGATGGTGATTAG GGTGCTGCTGTCAATAGCAGAGCTGTACTGGAGATCTTCATGTCACACCAtagccctgcctgtgctgctgcaggccCTCGCCCTGGCTCGGGAGTACAGCCTGCAGTACTTGGCTTCTGAAACTGTGCTCAACTTGGCTTTCTCCCAG CTGATCCTTGGCATTCCTGAACAAGCCCTGAATATCCTGCACATGGCAATAGAACCCATCTTGGCCCACGGAGCTGTCCTGGACAAAGGTTGTGCCATGTTCTTGGTGGCCAAATGTCAGGTGGCTTCTGCAGCTTCCTACTCTCCACAAAAGAAGATTGAAG CTTTAGAATCTGCCATCTTGAATCTGAATGAAGCCAAGACTTACTTTGCCAAGGTGGACTGCAAAGAGCAGCTCAGAGACGTTCTCTACTTCCAGGCCCGGCTGTTCCACACCCTCGGCAAGACCCAGGAAAGGAACAAATGTGCCATGTTGTTCCGGCAGTTGCACCAGGAACTGCCAGCACACGGCGTCCCCTTAATCAATTCCTTCAAGTGA
- the ANAPC5 gene encoding anaphase-promoting complex subunit 5 isoform X2, whose amino-acid sequence MVEGELKDMEQFFDDLSDSFTGTEPEVHKTSVVGLFLRHMILAYNKLSFSQVYKLYTALQQYFQRDEKKSGADESDMELTNPEELDGKMEKEELDGPLREEEISCSGPLSQKQAEYFLSQQASLLKNDETKALTPASLQKELNNLLKFNPDIAEAHYLSYLNSLRVKDVFSSTHSLLHYFDRLILTGAESKSNGDEGYGRSLRYAALNLAALHCRFGHYQQAELALQEAIRIAQESNDHVCLQHCLSWLYILEQKIFDSCVLLEHSVNKSLHFGLPYLASLGIQSLVQQRAFAGKAANKLMDALKDSDLLHWKHSLSELIDISTAQKTAIWRLYGRSTMALQQAQTLLSMNSLEAVNVGVQQNNTESFAVVLCHLAELHAEQGYFAAAAEILKHLKERFPPNSQHTQLWMLFDQKIQFERAMNDGRYHVADSLVAGITALNSIEGVYRKAIVLKAQNQMSEAHKLLQKLLIHCQKTKNTEMVIRVLLSIAELYWRSSCHTIALPVLLQALALAREYSLQYLASETVLNLAFSQLILGIPEQALNILHMAIEPILAHGAVLDKGCAMFLVAKCQVASAASYSPQKKIEALESAILNLNEAKTYFAKVDCKEQLRDVLYFQARLFHTLGKTQERNKCAMLFRQLHQELPAHGVPLINSFK is encoded by the exons ATGGTAGAAGGAGAACTGAAAGATATGGAGCAGTTTTTTGATGACCTTTCAGACTCATTTACAGGGACAGAGCCAGAAGTTCATAAAACAAGTGTAGTAG GTCTGTTCCTGCGCCACATGATCCTGGCATACAACAAACTCTCTTTCAGCCAGGTCTATAAACTTTACACAGCCCTTCAGCAGTACTTCCAAAGGGATGAGAAGAAGAGTGGAGCTGATGAGAGTGACATGGAACTCACAAATCCGGAGGAGCTGGATGGGaaaatggagaaggaagaaCTCGACGGACCATTAAG GGAAGAAGAGATATCCTGCAGTGGTCCTCTTTCCCAGAAGCAAGCAGAGTATTTTCTGTCTCAGCAG GCTTCTTTATTAAAGAATGATGAGACAAAGGCTCTTACTCCAGCATCTTTACAAAAGGAATTGAACAACTTGTTAAAATTTAATCCAGACATTGCTGAAGCA cattatttAAGCTACTTGAACAGTCTCAGAGTGAAGGATGTCTTCAGTTCCACACACAGCCTCCTCCACTACTTCGACCGGCTGATCCTGACGGGAGCAGAGAGCAAAAGCAACGGGGACGAGGGATACGGGCGGAGCCTGCGCTACGCTGCCCTCAACCTGGCGGCCCTGCACTGCCGCTTCGGCCACTA CCAGCAGGCTGAACTTGCCCTCCAGGAAGCCATTCGGATTGCCCAGGAGTCCAACGACCATGTCTGCttgcagcactgcctg aGCTGGTTGTACATCCTGGAGCAGAAGATCTTCGATagctgtgtcctgctggagCACTCTGTGAACAAATCTTTACACTTTGGGTTGCCA taTCTTGCTTCCTTGGGAATACAGTCCTTGGTTCAGCAAAGAGCTTTTGCAGGAAAGGCTGCCAACAAACTAATGGATGCCTTAAAAGATTCTGATCTGCTGCATTGGAAGCACAGCCTGTCAGAGCTCATTGAcatcagcacagcacagaaaacagccaTTTGGAGATTATATGGCCGCAG CACCATGGCACTTCAACAAGCCCAAACACTGCTGAGCATGAACAGTCTGGAGGCTGTGAACGTGGGCGTGCAGCAGAACAACACTGAGTCCTTTGCCGTGGTGTTGTGTCACCTGGCTGAGCTCCACGCAGAGCAG GGGTactttgcagctgctgctgaaatactGAAACACCTGAAGGAAAGATTCCCTCCCAACAGTCAGCATACACAG CTTTGGATGCTGTTTGatcagaaaatacagtttgagCGAGCCATGAACGATGGCAGATATCACGTAGCAGATTCTCTTGTAGCAGGAATTACAGCACTTAACAGCATTGAAGGTGTGTACAG AAAAGCCATTGTATTGAAAGCCCAAAATCAAATGTCAGAGGCACACAAACTTCTGCAGAAATTGTTGATCCACTGCCAGAAAACCAAGAACACCGAGATGGTGATTAG GGTGCTGCTGTCAATAGCAGAGCTGTACTGGAGATCTTCATGTCACACCAtagccctgcctgtgctgctgcaggccCTCGCCCTGGCTCGGGAGTACAGCCTGCAGTACTTGGCTTCTGAAACTGTGCTCAACTTGGCTTTCTCCCAG CTGATCCTTGGCATTCCTGAACAAGCCCTGAATATCCTGCACATGGCAATAGAACCCATCTTGGCCCACGGAGCTGTCCTGGACAAAGGTTGTGCCATGTTCTTGGTGGCCAAATGTCAGGTGGCTTCTGCAGCTTCCTACTCTCCACAAAAGAAGATTGAAG CTTTAGAATCTGCCATCTTGAATCTGAATGAAGCCAAGACTTACTTTGCCAAGGTGGACTGCAAAGAGCAGCTCAGAGACGTTCTCTACTTCCAGGCCCGGCTGTTCCACACCCTCGGCAAGACCCAGGAAAGGAACAAATGTGCCATGTTGTTCCGGCAGTTGCACCAGGAACTGCCAGCACACGGCGTCCCCTTAATCAATTCCTTCAAGTGA